The following proteins come from a genomic window of Lytechinus pictus isolate F3 Inbred chromosome 1, Lp3.0, whole genome shotgun sequence:
- the LOC129266799 gene encoding leucine-rich repeat-containing protein 70-like — protein sequence MCHSTETQRSSPCHRKCSYVEAFQQANCEYRSLDTIPIECNAASYLSLRYNHISRIRPVIFRGFLFLKYILLSNNNISRIEANTFIGAPQLMSIKLNYNNLQVFDRYALNGTQNRLRDIYLSRNSMTVVENGTFQHVPKLSVIDLHRNRLSQLASGVFQHLKNLERLFLGMNKLVNLPEDIFKNISSLVYLDLSYNSFHRSLCTY from the exons ATGTGCCATAGCACCGAAACTCAACGTTCTTCGCCATGTCATCGTAAATGTTCATACGTCGAGGCTTTTCAGCAGGCGAACTGTGAATACAGATCATTGGATACGATACCAATTGAATGCAATGCTGCTTCATATCTATCGCTTCGTTACAACCACATCTCTAGAATACGACCTGTGATTTTTAGAggttttctttttctaaaatACATCTTGCTGTCAAACAACAACATATCACGT ATTGAAGCAAATACATTCATCGGGGCACCTCAACTTATGTCAATCAAGCTTAACTACAACAATCTTCAGGTGTTCGATCGCTACGCGCTGAACGGAACGCAAAACCGACTTCGAGATATCTACTTAAGTAGGAACTCAATGACAGTCGTCGAGAACGGGACCTTTCAACACGTACCAAAACTCAGTGTCATTGATCTACACCGAAATCGCTTATCTCAACTGGCTTCCGGTGTCTTCCAACATTTAAAGAACCTCGAACGTCTTTTCCTTGGCATGAACAAACTGGTTAATCTTCCTGAGGATATCTTCAAAAACATTTCATCCTTGGTCTACCTAGACCTGTCTTACAACTCTTTCCATCGATCTCTTTGCACATATTGA